A DNA window from Bacteroides cellulosilyticus contains the following coding sequences:
- a CDS encoding glycerophosphodiester phosphodiesterase family protein produces MKIDKIYITGFFLSLFLFVACGSDNEPSIPEEPDPSEVYYPEVTESERVSIPVSLQKREHVQICAHRGYWKDAPENSIKAVTLAIENKIDMIELDVRMSKDGKLVLMHDATIERTTNGTGKVSELSYKELSSYNLYHEGELTEERVPLFKDILSTARGKIYIDIDVKISDYKAVYDLVKQYGMLSQVLFTVYDVAAAKKVVNLDENAILLPVIYEMQDLENYLAIRKPLPVAQFNSAAFTDDILAKASENGVFLFKNIYINTTITPTSDNYKQVKAFLIKEGSIIQTDYPVELKEYLKNN; encoded by the coding sequence ATGAAAATAGATAAAATATACATAACCGGATTTTTCCTTTCCCTGTTTCTTTTTGTTGCCTGCGGGAGCGATAACGAACCATCTATTCCGGAAGAGCCCGACCCTTCGGAAGTATACTATCCGGAAGTTACCGAAAGTGAGCGGGTTTCTATTCCCGTTTCATTACAGAAGAGAGAGCATGTGCAGATATGCGCCCATCGAGGATACTGGAAAGATGCACCGGAGAATTCCATCAAAGCAGTAACCCTGGCTATCGAAAATAAAATTGATATGATAGAGCTGGATGTAAGAATGTCAAAGGATGGAAAGCTGGTATTGATGCACGATGCCACTATCGAACGTACGACAAATGGCACCGGAAAAGTATCGGAATTGAGTTACAAGGAATTAAGTTCGTACAATCTGTATCATGAGGGAGAATTGACGGAGGAAAGAGTACCGCTCTTCAAAGATATCCTGTCAACAGCCAGAGGGAAGATCTACATTGATATAGATGTGAAGATTTCCGATTATAAGGCAGTATACGACTTGGTAAAGCAATATGGTATGCTTTCCCAGGTACTGTTTACAGTCTATGATGTGGCGGCAGCCAAGAAGGTAGTGAATCTGGATGAAAACGCCATCCTCTTACCAGTCATCTACGAAATGCAGGATCTGGAAAATTATCTGGCAATTCGCAAACCTCTTCCCGTTGCCCAGTTCAATAGCGCTGCTTTCACAGACGACATTCTGGCCAAAGCATCCGAAAACGGTGTTTTCCTATTCAAAAACATTTATATAAACACCACTATTACTCCGACTTCGGATAACTACAAACAAGTGAAAGCATTTCTGATAAAAGAAGGAAGTATCATACAGACAGATTATCCCGTTGAACTGAAAGAGTATTTAAAAAACAATTAA
- a CDS encoding MFS transporter, which yields MLKHIIDFYKVSAPAPCNGESLPEQKRRLKRLQWSTFLAATLGYSMYYVCRLSLNIVKKPIVDEGIFSETELGIIGSVLFFTYAIGKFSNGFLADRSNINRFMSTGLLVTALVNLCLGFVNSFILFAILWGISGWFQSMGAASCVVGLSRWFTDKERGSFYGFWSASHNIGEAMTFIIVASVVSVLGWRYGFLGAGMVGLLGTLLIWRFFHDTPESKGLPPVNAPKEKKVMSALETKEFNRAQKAVLRNPAIWILALSSAFMYISRYAVNSWGIFYLEAQKGYSTLDASFIISISSVCGIIGTMLSGVISDKLFKGHRNAPALIFGLTNVLALCLFLLVPGVHFWLDALAMVLFGIGIGVLICFLGGLMAVDIAPRNASGAALGVVGIASYIGAGLQDVMSGILIEGQKNVVNGTDVYDFTYINWFWIGAALLSVVLALLVWNAKASETE from the coding sequence ATGTTGAAACATATCATTGATTTTTACAAGGTGTCGGCTCCGGCACCTTGTAACGGGGAATCTTTGCCCGAACAAAAGCGTCGGTTGAAGCGTCTGCAATGGTCCACTTTCCTTGCGGCAACTCTCGGATATAGTATGTACTATGTATGCCGTCTGAGCCTGAACATCGTTAAGAAGCCGATTGTAGATGAAGGCATCTTCTCCGAAACTGAATTAGGTATTATTGGTTCTGTATTATTCTTCACCTATGCCATAGGTAAGTTCTCCAACGGTTTCTTAGCGGACAGAAGCAACATCAACCGCTTCATGTCAACGGGATTGCTGGTGACGGCACTGGTAAACTTGTGCCTGGGCTTTGTAAACTCGTTCATCTTGTTCGCCATATTATGGGGTATCAGCGGTTGGTTTCAGTCTATGGGAGCGGCATCCTGCGTTGTAGGGTTATCACGCTGGTTCACAGACAAAGAACGCGGTTCATTCTATGGCTTCTGGAGTGCCAGTCACAACATAGGTGAAGCAATGACGTTCATCATTGTGGCCTCCGTCGTGAGTGTGCTCGGATGGCGTTATGGATTTCTGGGTGCAGGCATGGTAGGTCTATTAGGTACATTACTTATCTGGCGCTTCTTTCACGATACACCCGAAAGCAAGGGGCTTCCTCCGGTCAACGCACCGAAAGAAAAGAAAGTGATGAGTGCACTGGAAACGAAAGAATTTAACCGTGCACAGAAAGCTGTCCTAAGGAATCCGGCAATCTGGATACTTGCCCTCAGCAGTGCATTCATGTACATCAGCCGTTATGCGGTGAATAGTTGGGGAATATTTTATCTGGAGGCACAGAAAGGCTACTCAACATTGGATGCCAGTTTCATTATTTCTATCAGTTCGGTATGTGGCATCATAGGTACCATGCTTTCCGGGGTAATCTCAGACAAACTGTTTAAGGGGCACCGCAATGCACCGGCACTTATATTCGGATTAACGAATGTATTGGCGCTTTGCTTGTTTTTATTGGTTCCCGGTGTTCACTTCTGGCTGGATGCTCTGGCAATGGTACTTTTCGGTATTGGCATCGGAGTATTGATTTGCTTCCTCGGCGGACTGATGGCCGTCGATATTGCCCCGCGCAATGCTTCGGGAGCCGCTCTCGGAGTGGTAGGCATCGCCAGTTACATCGGTGCGGGATTACAGGATGTAATGAGTGGTATATTGATAGAAGGGCAAAAAAACGTAGTGAACGGAACAGATGTGTATGATTTCACCTATATCAATTGGTTCTGGATTGGCGCGGCACTGTTGTCAGTAGTGCTGGCGTTGCTGGTATGGAATGCAAAAGCATCTGAAACAGAATAA
- a CDS encoding RagB/SusD family nutrient uptake outer membrane protein has translation MNKFNIIKVCTVCMIGIGMASCNDSFMDRFPIAEISPENSFKSAQDLELYTNGFYENLPKINDIVRGDNTSDNILYSNVPMEQRSAERDIPSEAGSSGWSWGALRKINIFFDNYTRCEDKVAALKYEGVARFFRAWFYFDKVKRFGGVPWYETEIKTDDEDLLYKPRDSREFIMNKTIEDLETAVERLGTTRKPDQISKWTALAFLSRVCLYEGTYRKYHTELNLPDADKLLEKAYKAAERVMNESGYSLYTTGNSDVDYRDLFASDELKEAEVILGRRYSLVLNKMHNTNYYFLSKTQQDVGLTKDFVNTYLLANGTPFTAQTDYATMQFKDEMKNRDKRLAQTIRSVGYTRIDSDKPLLPDLEASMTGYQIAKFISKEAQDGDGASYQDVAIIRYAEVLLNYAEAKAELGVITQDDIDKSIRLIRVRAGMPNLNLATSNSNPDGILASEYTNVTGSNKGVILEIRRERRIELALEGFRYDDLMRWKMGKLLEPHFTGMYFPSLGEFDLDGDGTADLLLYDDKAPESKAKQKIKVGGVLQLTEGKRGYLVGFLNITKKFDETRDYLYPIPSGDIMLNKKLEQNPNWK, from the coding sequence ATGAATAAATTCAATATAATAAAAGTTTGTACTGTTTGTATGATAGGCATAGGCATGGCCTCATGCAACGACTCATTCATGGACAGATTCCCAATCGCGGAAATATCACCGGAGAACTCATTCAAGTCTGCACAAGACCTCGAATTGTATACCAATGGGTTTTATGAGAATCTTCCGAAAATCAATGATATTGTCCGAGGAGATAATACATCAGATAATATACTTTACAGCAATGTACCTATGGAGCAGCGAAGTGCGGAAAGAGATATCCCATCCGAAGCCGGCAGTAGTGGCTGGAGTTGGGGAGCTCTCCGGAAAATCAATATTTTCTTTGATAACTACACACGTTGTGAAGACAAAGTTGCCGCACTGAAGTATGAAGGTGTTGCCCGTTTCTTCAGAGCCTGGTTCTACTTCGACAAGGTGAAACGCTTTGGTGGTGTGCCCTGGTATGAAACAGAAATCAAAACAGACGATGAAGACTTGCTATATAAGCCCAGAGATTCACGTGAATTCATTATGAACAAAACAATTGAAGATCTGGAAACAGCAGTGGAACGTCTGGGTACTACCAGAAAACCGGACCAAATATCCAAATGGACTGCATTAGCTTTCTTGTCCCGCGTATGTCTCTACGAAGGTACTTATCGTAAATATCACACAGAACTAAATCTTCCCGATGCCGACAAACTACTGGAGAAAGCATATAAAGCAGCGGAAAGAGTAATGAATGAATCGGGCTATAGTTTATATACCACAGGAAATTCCGATGTCGATTACAGGGACTTGTTTGCTTCCGATGAGCTGAAAGAGGCAGAAGTTATTTTGGGAAGACGTTACTCGTTGGTATTGAACAAGATGCATAATACAAACTATTATTTTCTATCAAAAACCCAACAAGACGTAGGGCTGACCAAAGACTTTGTGAATACCTATCTGTTGGCCAACGGAACACCGTTCACCGCTCAAACAGATTATGCTACCATGCAGTTCAAGGATGAAATGAAGAACCGGGACAAACGTCTGGCACAGACAATCCGTTCAGTGGGATACACCCGGATTGACAGCGACAAACCATTACTTCCCGACTTAGAAGCCTCCATGACGGGATACCAGATTGCTAAATTCATATCCAAAGAGGCACAGGATGGAGATGGTGCATCCTATCAGGATGTAGCTATCATTCGCTATGCGGAAGTTCTTCTGAATTATGCCGAAGCCAAGGCTGAACTGGGAGTAATCACACAGGATGACATTGATAAGTCTATAAGGCTGATTCGCGTAAGAGCCGGAATGCCAAATCTGAATCTTGCTACATCCAATTCCAACCCGGACGGGATACTTGCAAGCGAATACACCAACGTAACCGGAAGTAATAAAGGCGTCATTCTGGAAATCAGACGCGAACGCCGCATAGAGTTAGCTCTCGAAGGATTCCGCTATGATGACTTGATGCGCTGGAAAATGGGTAAACTACTTGAACCTCATTTCACAGGTATGTATTTCCCCTCACTGGGTGAATTTGATTTGGACGGAGATGGCACAGCCGATCTTCTGCTTTACGACGATAAAGCACCCGAAAGTAAAGCGAAACAAAAAATCAAAGTGGGAGGTGTCCTTCAACTGACAGAAGGGAAACGAGGCTATCTGGTTGGTTTCCTGAATATAACGAAGAAGTTTGATGAAACACGCGATTACCTGTACCCAATACCTTCAGGCGATATTATGCTGAACAAGAAACTGGAACAAAATCCGAACTGGAAATAA
- a CDS encoding PQQ-binding-like beta-propeller repeat protein: MKNTILIILAALLWMACSDEDKVNIKPVAAFKASEVIVQEGQSVAFTDLSFDQDGQIAQWAWDFGNGSSSEEQSPITEYSAAGEYTVTLSVWDNQGTQNANTFSKTITVKEKSTADVEPEIAWEFQTPCGFQDVSPAIDDHGNVVVGCDANNARGGQNIWVINNGTEVWHYSSGDVIRSSAAIADDGTIYVGSYDKKLYAFSASSSAPLGTFDLGATAKFSSPAIDKDGTVFFSANKKLFAINAAPGMTEKWNADCEGTTQSTPVIGDDAVYICSNSGKLYAFAKNDGKKRWTVEYGKTCTSVPAIGEDGTIYLCGETADGGIVMAVNPDGTVKWQQYSASAFANSGISLSIDGYLYVGNSDGDMLCYTQEDGTSVWKFKAQGQIRSVPAIDNAGNIYFGDGKGYFYVLNSKGKLSYKEIQLGANIWSSPVIDKNGLIYVCTDVTKSSEPGKVFALRTHATGAQQGWSMRSGDYKRNARKK, translated from the coding sequence ATGAAAAATACAATATTAATAATACTGGCTGCACTTCTATGGATGGCATGCAGTGATGAAGATAAAGTGAATATAAAACCGGTGGCGGCTTTCAAGGCAAGTGAAGTCATCGTCCAGGAAGGACAGTCTGTGGCTTTCACAGACTTGTCATTCGACCAGGACGGACAAATAGCCCAATGGGCATGGGATTTTGGCAATGGCAGTTCTTCCGAAGAACAATCTCCAATAACGGAATACTCTGCGGCCGGAGAATATACAGTGACTTTATCCGTCTGGGATAACCAAGGGACACAGAATGCAAATACATTCAGTAAGACTATCACTGTAAAAGAAAAGTCTACTGCTGACGTAGAACCCGAAATAGCATGGGAATTCCAGACACCATGCGGCTTTCAGGATGTATCTCCTGCCATCGACGATCATGGAAATGTCGTTGTAGGCTGCGATGCAAACAATGCACGCGGCGGGCAAAATATATGGGTAATAAACAATGGAACAGAAGTCTGGCATTATTCTTCGGGCGACGTAATCCGTTCTTCGGCTGCAATAGCAGATGATGGTACTATCTATGTGGGCAGCTATGACAAGAAACTATACGCCTTCTCCGCCAGTTCATCCGCACCATTGGGAACATTTGATCTGGGTGCCACAGCCAAGTTCAGTAGCCCGGCTATAGATAAAGATGGTACAGTATTTTTCTCTGCCAATAAAAAGTTATTTGCCATCAATGCGGCACCGGGTATGACCGAAAAGTGGAATGCCGATTGTGAAGGGACTACGCAATCTACTCCAGTAATAGGCGATGATGCTGTATACATCTGTTCCAATAGTGGCAAACTTTATGCTTTTGCCAAAAATGACGGAAAGAAGAGATGGACTGTGGAATATGGAAAGACTTGTACTTCAGTTCCCGCCATAGGAGAAGACGGCACCATTTATCTATGTGGTGAAACGGCGGATGGTGGAATAGTAATGGCTGTAAATCCGGATGGGACTGTAAAATGGCAACAATATTCAGCCTCAGCCTTCGCTAATTCCGGTATCTCGCTGAGTATCGACGGATATTTGTATGTAGGCAATTCTGACGGAGATATGCTTTGCTATACTCAGGAAGACGGTACCTCTGTCTGGAAGTTCAAGGCACAAGGACAAATTCGTTCGGTACCTGCAATAGACAATGCCGGGAATATTTACTTCGGTGACGGAAAAGGCTACTTCTATGTACTAAATTCAAAAGGAAAACTGAGTTATAAGGAAATTCAGTTGGGAGCAAACATCTGGTCATCTCCTGTTATTGATAAGAATGGACTTATCTACGTTTGCACCGATGTTACCAAATCATCAGAGCCAGGCAAGGTATTCGCACTCAGAACCCATGCAACAGGAGCACAACAAGGTTGGTCCATGCGGAGTGGAGACTACAAGAGAAACGCCCGTAAAAAATAA
- a CDS encoding Ig-like domain-containing protein: protein MMKHFYILSMLLWGWCLSMTAADTKEVYITRTGDVVTIGNEFLAREFSLANGRVSTRMVVNKRTGKNPVRIIPEAASEEFLIRTLVGPDSVAADICSSKLSLDDVQLADMEKNGRKLTFHYKTFRFEGVDWQINMVFTLEKGKHYMKKYLEIAVPDSQRSQARIDYIDFEPMKLPEGIATWTHPEMEKGVGGVSGYYISLGQPVYVQAMFFGLEFPAAETEITKDNTVRIRYYSGKNFEMLAEEGRLEEGTFSTWKEVIGATRSTDMDVIQTDFFSYIQDISVPIDLRIQYNSWYDFMLDINENNILDSFREVERGLTQNGVRPLDSYVVDDGWNAYGPWQEENKTGFWSFNSKFPNELVTPSDLSHRLASDFGLWLGPRGGYNYYIKFARFLEENGNGKLNRYTNDICTNHKVYLQKMKTFFLYCQQKFGVNYWKLDGFLVRAPQPDPQGNYISGGYQGMYYVTEHWERWIDILRAIRDQRGEKRDDLWINLTCYVNPSPWFLQWANSVWMQNSQDIGRLNVKRPSQLDQLLSYRDDRYFDFVKTRAFQFPLAHIYNHDPIYGSTAKLAGKMDDDEFRTYLMMMATRGTAFWELYYSYNMMNEGQKWVINADVLHWIQDNYPILKHAKLIGQTPAKGTPYGFSAWSDGEGIISVRNPSDQVKKFSFILDRTIGMPEGLKGLYRTTVWAYRTDGQGDSGRNHLFGYGEEVSLSLQPGEVRIWKFSTTADKKVPVLRMVKTTSPTTLTVEFNEPVVLDEGTFIVPGNEVKSVSLSADRRMVTLTLAQEMEQEGKYRLDVSGVKDDAGNGKALRMVFNYFENQEIPASIGVVGGSDFNLSFCLKTDKSGVSLLHQGKDLSVDLDIDGHLVFMVGGLKVISGQAVNNNSEFFVSLCRERNGMLKIYLNGELEQSAYDVAIVNPDIKPGKVIVNSSLGNAISRLKIKNRALDYKENKKMALPF from the coding sequence TCGTCAAAACTTTCACTGGATGATGTGCAACTGGCAGATATGGAGAAAAATGGCAGGAAGCTAACTTTCCATTATAAGACTTTCCGGTTTGAAGGAGTGGACTGGCAGATAAATATGGTGTTCACTCTGGAAAAGGGGAAACATTATATGAAGAAGTATCTGGAGATTGCGGTCCCTGACTCCCAACGTAGCCAGGCACGTATCGACTATATTGATTTCGAGCCGATGAAACTGCCGGAAGGAATTGCCACCTGGACACATCCGGAGATGGAAAAAGGCGTAGGGGGAGTGAGTGGCTATTATATCTCCCTGGGGCAACCGGTATACGTGCAGGCTATGTTCTTCGGGCTTGAATTTCCGGCAGCGGAAACAGAAATCACTAAAGATAACACGGTGCGCATCCGTTACTATTCGGGCAAGAATTTTGAAATGCTTGCGGAAGAAGGTCGTTTGGAGGAAGGGACTTTCTCTACCTGGAAAGAGGTGATTGGCGCTACCCGTAGCACAGATATGGATGTCATCCAAACAGATTTCTTCAGTTATATCCAAGACATTTCCGTCCCGATTGACCTCCGCATACAATACAATTCATGGTACGATTTCATGTTGGACATCAATGAGAATAATATCCTCGATTCTTTCCGTGAGGTGGAACGTGGGTTGACGCAGAACGGCGTTCGTCCTCTCGACTCATACGTGGTGGACGACGGGTGGAATGCTTACGGACCTTGGCAGGAAGAGAATAAAACCGGGTTCTGGTCGTTCAACAGTAAGTTCCCGAATGAACTGGTCACTCCTTCGGACTTGTCGCATCGGCTTGCTTCCGACTTCGGATTGTGGCTGGGACCTCGTGGAGGCTATAATTATTATATCAAATTCGCCCGCTTCCTTGAAGAAAATGGAAACGGTAAACTGAACCGGTACACAAACGACATCTGCACCAATCACAAGGTGTACTTGCAAAAGATGAAGACCTTCTTCTTATATTGCCAACAGAAGTTCGGCGTAAACTACTGGAAATTGGATGGATTCCTGGTACGTGCCCCACAGCCCGACCCGCAAGGGAATTATATCTCCGGAGGATATCAGGGAATGTACTACGTCACGGAGCACTGGGAACGCTGGATTGACATTCTCCGGGCAATACGTGACCAGCGTGGCGAGAAACGGGATGACTTATGGATTAATCTTACTTGCTACGTGAATCCCAGTCCGTGGTTCCTGCAATGGGCCAACTCGGTCTGGATGCAGAACTCGCAGGATATTGGGAGGTTGAATGTGAAGCGTCCCTCTCAACTCGACCAGCTTTTATCGTACAGGGACGACCGTTATTTTGATTTTGTGAAGACCCGCGCTTTTCAGTTTCCTTTGGCGCATATCTATAATCACGATCCTATTTATGGTAGTACTGCCAAACTTGCCGGGAAGATGGATGATGACGAATTCCGTACCTATCTGATGATGATGGCCACTCGTGGCACTGCTTTCTGGGAACTTTATTATAGCTATAATATGATGAACGAGGGGCAGAAATGGGTGATAAATGCGGATGTGCTGCATTGGATTCAGGATAATTATCCGATATTGAAGCATGCCAAGTTGATAGGGCAGACGCCTGCGAAGGGCACTCCTTATGGCTTTTCTGCATGGTCCGATGGAGAAGGAATTATTTCAGTCCGCAATCCGTCGGATCAGGTAAAGAAATTCTCTTTTATACTGGATCGTACCATTGGAATGCCGGAGGGATTGAAAGGATTGTATCGTACGACTGTGTGGGCATATCGTACCGATGGACAGGGTGATTCTGGCAGGAATCATTTGTTCGGTTATGGTGAAGAGGTCTCATTAAGCCTGCAACCGGGAGAGGTGCGAATCTGGAAGTTCAGTACTACAGCTGATAAGAAAGTCCCTGTATTGCGAATGGTCAAGACTACTTCTCCAACGACTTTGACAGTAGAGTTCAATGAACCGGTGGTCTTGGATGAAGGGACGTTTATTGTTCCGGGGAATGAGGTGAAGAGCGTTTCGCTTTCTGCGGACAGGCGTATGGTAACTTTGACGTTGGCTCAAGAAATGGAGCAGGAGGGTAAGTATCGCTTGGATGTCTCAGGTGTGAAAGATGATGCTGGGAATGGCAAAGCGCTGCGGATGGTTTTCAACTATTTTGAGAACCAGGAAATACCGGCTTCGATAGGAGTTGTCGGCGGCAGTGATTTTAATCTTTCTTTCTGTTTGAAAACAGATAAATCAGGTGTTTCTTTACTGCATCAGGGGAAGGATTTATCGGTGGATTTAGATATTGACGGACATCTGGTGTTCATGGTTGGAGGACTGAAGGTGATATCCGGACAAGCAGTAAATAACAATAGTGAGTTTTTTGTATCGCTGTGCCGTGAGCGGAATGGGATGTTGAAAATTTATCTGAATGGTGAATTGGAGCAATCGGCTTATGATGTTGCTATCGTGAATCCGGACATTAAACCAGGGAAGGTCATCGTAAACTCTTCGTTGGGTAATGCTATCAGTCGGTTGAAGATAAAGAATAGGGCGCTTGATTATAAAGAGAACAAAAAGATGGCTTTGCCATTCTGA
- a CDS encoding DUF4143 domain-containing protein, which yields MYNNRLIHRDLSETMKEGTNKGKEEYLYFYRDKTQREVDVIRMKANNIEAYEIKAGMTYNSDYFKHLKYLQELLKDRITRTAVIYDGKQENDKAINGIYNFRNFHLDP from the coding sequence ATGTATAATAATAGACTAATACATAGAGACTTGTCAGAAACAATGAAAGAGGGTACTAATAAAGGAAAGGAAGAATACCTCTATTTCTATCGGGACAAGACGCAACGGGAAGTGGACGTCATACGAATGAAAGCAAATAATATAGAAGCGTATGAAATCAAAGCAGGTATGACTTATAATAGCGACTACTTCAAACACCTGAAATATTTGCAAGAGTTATTAAAAGACCGTATTACACGGACAGCTGTTATCTATGATGGGAAACAAGAAAATGATAAAGCAATAAATGGCATTTATAATTTCCGCAATTTCCATTTAGATCCATAA
- a CDS encoding glycerophosphodiester phosphodiesterase family protein: MKRILSISVLLIAYLATFAQGHFKEIEKSFKEPETKSVLVVSHRADWRNAPENSLQAIQNCIDMGVDMVEIDLKKTKDGHLVLMHDKMIDRTMNGKGSPEDYTLAELKAMRLKNGAGIKTRHQIPTFEEVMNLCKGKIMVNVDKGYDYFKDAYEVLKKTGTADQCVMKASLPYEQVKAENGEVLDKMIFMPVIQLHKEGAEAIIDGYLKHMKPQAFELVFNNDSPEVQRLIKKVHDSGAKIFINSLWPELCGGHDDDRAVELHQPDESWGWIINQGAKLIQTDRPAILLQYLKDKKLHK; encoded by the coding sequence ATGAAAAGGATATTATCAATATCAGTATTACTGATCGCTTATTTGGCAACATTTGCCCAAGGACATTTTAAAGAGATAGAAAAGAGCTTCAAGGAACCGGAGACTAAATCGGTTCTTGTTGTTTCCCATCGTGCCGATTGGCGCAATGCACCGGAAAATTCCTTGCAGGCTATCCAGAACTGCATCGATATGGGTGTAGATATGGTGGAAATCGACCTGAAAAAAACAAAAGATGGTCACCTGGTACTGATGCACGATAAAATGATAGACCGCACAATGAACGGTAAAGGAAGTCCGGAGGATTATACTCTGGCAGAGTTGAAAGCCATGAGACTGAAAAATGGTGCCGGAATCAAAACCCGGCATCAGATTCCTACCTTTGAGGAAGTCATGAATCTATGTAAAGGCAAGATCATGGTAAATGTAGACAAAGGCTATGACTACTTCAAAGATGCGTATGAAGTACTAAAGAAAACCGGCACCGCAGACCAATGTGTGATGAAAGCCAGCCTGCCCTATGAACAAGTGAAAGCCGAAAATGGCGAAGTGCTGGATAAGATGATTTTCATGCCTGTTATCCAGTTACACAAAGAGGGAGCAGAAGCAATCATAGACGGGTATCTGAAACACATGAAGCCACAGGCTTTTGAATTAGTCTTCAATAACGACAGCCCCGAAGTGCAGCGCCTCATCAAGAAGGTCCACGACAGTGGAGCAAAGATATTCATCAACTCCCTCTGGCCCGAGCTTTGTGGCGGACATGATGATGACCGTGCCGTAGAACTGCATCAGCCGGACGAGAGCTGGGGATGGATCATCAACCAGGGAGCAAAACTGATTCAGACAGACCGTCCCGCTATATTGCTGCAATACTTAAAGGATAAGAAACTGCACAAGTAA